The stretch of DNA CATACTCACCCATAAGTTTTCTGCACAGGTTAATATTTCCCCTGCGATCACGGTTTGCAAACAGACCGAAGTGCCGTATTCTCATAAAGCCAGCGGGAAGAACGTGGAGCAGAAACCGCCGTATAAACTCCACCGCAGACAGGGTCATCACCTTGCGTTTACAATAGTTACAGTAATCGGTATAGGAGAAGGTGACTTTACCGTCTTTAAAGGAGAGAATGCGATTTTCGCTTATGGCTATACGGTGAGTGTAATTTCCAAGGTAGTTAAGAACAGCCTTGGGAGATGCAAATGAGGGTTTGATATAGACAACCCACTCCTTTCTGTAGAGTAGACTGAAGAGGTCGTGAAGTTTACCTTTATCAGTAAACACTTCCAGAACACCGTGGTACTTTATCTCCCCTGCGGCAAGCGCCTGTTTAAAGTACTCCATAAATTTTCCACGGTACACCTGCTTTATCACATCAATATGAGCGAAGAAATCGTTTCTGCAGTGTTTCCACCGGTTGTTTTTTAAGCGAAGTCCGCCAGCTCATCGTCTCAATGAGGAAGTACTTGCTGGTGCCCTTACATGGCGGGACTATTTCAAAAAACACCAAAATGCCATTTCGCTCTGTAGGAGCGACACACCTGTAGCCTGGGGTGAAGCCCGGCGTAACCCCAGGTAAGGAAATAAAAAAAACATCCGGTCCAAATAATTGTAAGGCCAGCGCCAAAATATGCTGTGCAAGCGCCAAATTTTGTACATCCAGCGCCCTGACCGACCAGTGCAAGCGCATATAATTGTAAGGCCAGTGCCAAAATATGCTGTGCAAGTGCCGAATCTTGTACATCCAGCGCCCTGACCGACCAGTGCAAGCGCATATAATTGTAAGGCCAGCGCCAAAATATGCTGTGCAAGCGCCGAATTTTGCACAGCCAGCGCCCTGACCAACCAGTGCAAGCGCATATAATTGTAAGGCCAGTGCCAAAATATGCTGTGCAAGTGCCGAATCTTGTACATCCAGCGCCCTGACCGACCAGTGCAAGCGCATATAATTGTAAGGCCAGCGCCAAAATATGCTGTGCAAGCGCCGAATTTTGCACAGCCAGCGCCCTGACCAACCAGTGCAAGCGCATATATTTGTAAGGCCAGCGCCAAAATATGCTATGCCAGCGCCGAATCTTGTACATCCAGCGCCCTGACAAACCCCTTTGGGAGCTACACAATAAGAACTAATCATTATTCAAAAGCTGTTTTTCAGATTTTTGCTGGTTTGCAGATCTGATTGCTTTATTTCGTTGTCGTCTGACGAAATCGCTTACATATTTGGCTTTTTCGCACCTCTGAGACTGGTATATTTGCGATCTTTTAACTCACTGCACTGGTCCGCCCCCTTGTACGCTTCTTGTAGCCTTGTATTTAAGGTTCTGCTCTGTTTCGATAACAGATCTTATTTCCCCGCGGTTTATAATTTCGGGGTGATGGTTTGGTTCTTTAAGGCGTTTATAGGTGGCCATGAAATTTGCTTCGGGTAAAATTAATTCACAGAAGGAGTTTAATGCGTAAATGTGTATATTTAACGTACGGATAGCCAGTTTACATTCAAGCTTAAGGTAGAGAAGGTACTGGTGAAGCTCATCTTTAGTCAGAATATCGGGTGAGCGGTTGAATCAGAGGGAAAACTGGATGACTGGTCCGAGATAGTTTTTCTGAGTCTTGTCAGAATAGCCCTTTTACCAGCGCCATTACGTTGTACACCATAACCTACCTGCCGCGGAAAGAGAATGAGATTTGGAATATGAAAAGACATTTGCTAAAAAGACTCATTTCAATACTTGGCCTTTTAGGATTAGTTATAGTCTTCTTTTTGGTAGTAAATATATACGGTATCATCACGTTCGGAAGCAGTATGAAAACCGGACAAAAAATATTTGAGAACATGAGCCAAAACGAACTTATATATTTCAAGAACGAAGCGTTACATTTACATTCTATTGATAGTTTGCGAATGAAAGGTGTTAGAGCACTCTTTGGAAAAGAATTAAAAGAAGAATATAGGGAAAAAGGTATCAAACGAATCGATGTTAGAGATAGTATCGTATCTTTTATATGGATGGGTGGTTTCGACCATACTGCATTAACTTTTCTCATTCAGAAAAACTCTGTTACAAAGGTTACAGCAATATACAATGATTATACAACTCAGATACTTTACCCGGTATTAGGTAATGTTAAATTCGCAAAAGAATTCCCTGGGATGGAAAACATAACAGGAAACAGAGTATTAGAAATAAATGCAAAAAATAAGATTAGAAAATAAGACCAGCGTAAATCCAAAAAACCACAACAAAGATTTGGGTGCTGCGGCCTGATACAGCCCTTAGCCTATTGTAAATGCCGTAAAAACACGCGCCACTTCACCAAACCCTCAAGGATTTTGTTAATTTTTTTCTGAACTACCTTAACAGAAATTTATGCCGGACCGTGGGGGGAAAGAAACAGATGAATGCAAAAGATTTATATCACAGGTTGGAAGAACAATTCGTAATATCCGAAATGACTGATGATTGGAATGGCTGTTATGATGGTATTTTTGAATTTGTTTGTGACAGTTACAAACAGAAACAAATGGGATTAGTCTGCGATTTTACAGATACCGTAAATAAAGTTTACACAGCAGTATTTCCCTCTGAAAAAGTAATGAATAATATAATCAAAAAGAACATTCGAAATGCTATGCTCTTTGTTCATCATCCTGCAACATGGGATATAAGAAATGCACCGAATGTTTTCATTGAAATGGACAGTGTTTTTGTAGAAAAATTCAGAGAAAGAAACATTTCAATTTTCAACTATCATGTACCTCTGGATAATTACGGCCGCTATTCCACAAGTGTGTCTTTATCAAAAGCTCTTGGAGTTAACTGCAATTCGGCTTTCGGAAAATATTTTGGCGCCCAGTGTGGCGTATTTGGGGAAATCGATGAAATTACCACAATAAGCGATTTGCAAACTACATTTGAATCCTGCATTGGGCATGAGGTTATGGTATACAAATACGGAGATCAAATTTTTGATGGAAATGTTGCAGTAGTTGCAGGTGGCGGTTTAAGTGAGACTATAGAAGAAATCGTAGAGGCGAAAGTAAAAGTGTTAATTACCGGCATAGCAGCAAAAAACAGTTTTACACAAAGCGCCCATGAGTATGCACAAAAGAACAATGTTACAATACTGGCTGGGACACATTATTCTACAGAAAAGTTTGCCTGTATAGAAGTATGTGATTTTTTCAATAAGTTTGGTTTGCAAAGTGAATTCATTGATGATCTGCCGGTATTTGAAGATATGTAAACGAAATTCGATTCCGCACGGTAAAAATTTCCGTAAGCATATTAAACCGGAATAGCCAAATTTTCAATAAACCTCTAAAAACAAAAAGGCAGGTTCCCCTGCCTTTTTGCCGCAAAACTATGTATTTTAATTTACTTTACCATCATTCTCTTAGCTGTGTTCACGTTTGCACTTTGAACGTTCACGATTGCTAAGCCTCTTGCCATTCTTGTGTCTAATGCCAAGGAGTTTGCACCCGCCGAAAGATTTGCTCTCGTTTGGGCAAGCAATTTGCCGTCAAGGCTGTGAATCGAAATCGTGTATGCTCCCGCAGTCGGAACTGTCAAATGCAAGCGGTTCGAGCTGATTCCCGAAATCTCAATTGCGGATTCTCTTGCAATCTGCCGGTTATCGGAAAGAACAGGAGTGTCGTCTATAAATTGCGCACCGAAAATTTTAATGCTCGTTACCGTAAGATTAACAGTTTCCCCTCCGTCATTATGATAGAAAGTGAAACCATTTATGCCGGTCGAGGATGAAGACGAAAGTCCCGATCTGGCTTCAGCTAACGACAAAAAAACGGTTTTATTCTGCCCTTCCTGCAACACAACACCGCAAGGAGCCCAATTGCTGTCCTTATGAGAGGTCGTGTCTGAGAGCACAAATCTTAGGTCTCTGTTGGCCGAATAGGTAATTTCTACTCCGGTAGTGCCGGAGAAATCAACACTTCCTTCCAACCAAAGTAAAAGTCCAAGATACGAAGATTCCTCAGCGAGCTCCAAATCAGCGACCAAATCACCGGTTTTACCATCGGAAGTTATGTTTACCGTTGAGCCAACGGTATCAGCATAACTGTCCCATTCGGCCCATTCCCAGGGGAGCAATGTGATATAATTTCCATCGCCACCATCGCCGATATTTTCCCATACCGCCTCAATAACCACGTCTGAAGTTCCGATGGTAAACGAGTTGTTCGTAATCGTGACGCCGCCCGAAACTACACGCCATTCCTTAAAAAACTGTCCTTCGGGAGGTGTTCCCACGGACAAACTAACAGTCGTTCCCGTTGGGCCCAACAATTCGCTTGCCGTGCCGCCCGTTACCTGTACCGTATAACGGACTTGAGTGGTAGTATCGGGGATGCTCAGATCTCTCTCCCAGGGAGGAGTGGAAGATGTCCACCAATCCTGCAACCACCAGTCGTTTATATTATTCGGCCAAAAATCCTGGTGGCTATATCTTACACCATTCACTGCATGGAAAGGAACACGGTGATTGGGATTCCACGTACTACTGGGAATGAAAACTTCGGGTTGCGCCTGCTTAATCGCAAAAAGTTCCCTAACGGTTACAAATTCGTATCCTTCCTCAATAAGCTGAGGTATAAAATATTTTAGGGCGTCCACCGTTCCCTGTCGCCTTCCTTCTGGAGCATCGTGCATAAGAATGATCGTGCCGCAAGTAACTCTATCGCTGCTCAGAAGCGCAGCCGCCATACCCTTAGGATCGGATTGATTGACTTGGCTCCAATCGTGGGTGTCGTATACAGCATGTACGAAAGGCATATTGAGTATTCTGTCGAGGGAATCCAACTGACTTCCCCATTCAAAAAACGGTGCACGAAAAGAAAATGGCCAGTAGCCCGTCACATCAAAAATCAGTTGTGAATTTCTTTGTATATTCTCACGTGCCTGTTTGGTTGTGCTCAATATCTCCCTGGAATCGGGATGAGAGCCACCGTGAGAGTAATGATAGTAGCCGTGGTTATCAACATCATGCCCTTCGGCCACCATACGCTGTAATATCGGACGGGTTGCGTCATTAACCATATCGCCATTTATATAGAAAGTTACTTTTGCGTTTGGGTTAAGCCTTTTCAACTCATCCAGTATTTGAACTGTTTCATTGGTAGTAGGTCCGTCGTCAAAAGTCAGGGCAAGATACTTTCTCCCTGTCGGGATGCTCGAAATCGGTCTTCTTTGCGCCGCCGTATTTGCAAGAAATGCCGCTAAAAGTACCAGCAGCGTAACAAGTTTTTGAACTCTCATTGGGGTTCCTCCTATCTACACTTGGTTTGTTTTTATTTGATTTCCCCATTTATAATATAGCGTATAATTATTGAAAATGGGGGAAAAATATCCTATGCTGATGGCCACATGCAATTATAAGAAAAATGTAGAAAAAAATTGCAGTGCAGTCTATACCGTTTTCAGTCAAAACATGCTCTAAAAAAGAGGAACGTGAATCATAAAAAGAAATAGACAATGTTTTATGATGAAACAGATAAGCAGCAGGTGGGGATTATAGTGTTTTTGCAGAATTTCTACTTCTGCACACAAAGAGAGGTTTCATTAGTTTTTGCCTTAAATTTCTCAGAGAGTACAAACAGACTAACCATAGCACCATGGGGCATGTGATGATTCAATTCATTCTATGTGCGAACCTCGTAGTCTTTCATCCCTCAGGAACCGTTACTTTTACCCGTGCTGGGTTTAATCCATACCCGCCCAAAGAAAGGACGTATCAAACTTATCTGACCACAATTTATAGTGATCACCCATGAAAAAACCGGATGCGGCAAATATATAGAAATAGTAATAGCAAATGAACCAAGCAGAATTGCCTTAAAATTACCAAGCAGGGCAAAACAGAGGAATAAGACCTGATAATTATTTTTTTGTTACCGGCAGCAATCTCACCCTTACCTTTGGTCTTGTTGGATGAAACTCTCCCCCACCCGTGGTCATTTGAAATTTGAGTTTTGGGCTTTTTAGCGCCTAACCAAAATTAACTCAAGCAAAACAAATTCTCTGATGAGCAACTCAGTATCCAAGTTCCGGGTCTGGAACATAGGAATAAGGACAACGAAATTCAGAGCCGTAATTTTTAAGTTTCTCGTAGCCAGCTCCACCCAAAGCGTATTCGTATGCTATTTTAAAAACCAATTCTTCCTCAATAATCCAGTCTACTTTTCTTTCACCCAGCCGAAAGAGCTTTTTACCCTCCGGTATTTTTGATTGGTCAAGTACACATCTACAAAAACGTCTAACCTGTGTTTCTTCCATAGGGCACCAGTCAAAATCACTCCTTTTCACATCCAGGCAGTGTACAAGATCAAGCAGATTGGCAAACCAGTATGTTTCCGGTACAATACGCTTTCTGTGATCTCTGATTTTCAGGGGAAGAAACTCAAATGTTGCACCACTCTCTTTTTCAAGAACCTCTTTAAATGCCGTGTTCACAACCTTCAAACCGTTTGCATTGGGAACGAATGCTCCGACCAGTTTTCCCTTCTGAGGATCCAGGTCCCAAATAACTTCTTCCTGTAAAGGATATATATCCTTTACAGGGTAACCTCTGTGAATCTTGTACCAGATTTTTTTTATCGGTTCAGGTTCATTGATATCTAACCAGGCATACTTTTCTCTTGAACTTGTGCCCCATAAATAGTATTCCATCACCACCCTACCCTATACGTCAACGTTTTCGTTATATATTTTTTCTTTAACCTTATTAACCAAAAAATTCAATTCCGCTTCTATAATGTCAAAATTTCTGGCCTCCTGTACAAAATACTTGTAGTAATCATTTTGTAATGTAACCAATTTTTTTAACAATTTTTTGGGCGAGAAAGTGCTTTTATCACACCCTTCAGCCTTATCAGACAAACAACTGTCAAGCTCTTTTATGTCAGAGTTTACTCTTGCATCATAGTTTGGGTGCCTACCTCTGTGCAGAGGAAACCCATGTATGTATCTTCCAACAAGATTGCGCGGCAGCAGAATCATGTTCTCCCCATGGTTCACATCATAGGGTAATCTCAAAAGCAGAGCTTTTTTGTCTTCATCCAGCATAAGGAATGAATTATAGGGGAGTAAATAGTGCACATCGAAAGAGTAGGGAACAGGAGATCTGAAAAAATTTTTGTTGTTGCCTGCAGCAACCCCGGCCTCAGATCTCTCATAATCATAGGTAAACCATTCTGGCTGGAGCATGAAATCGTCTATCTTTTTGACCTCCGATGCTAATTTGGCAGCTATTTTAACTTTGTTGTTTCCTTTTTTTGCAGAATCCAAAGCATCCGTAAGTTTCTTCTTCAAAAATGTCAGAAACTTGTAGGTATTTATTATATCTATACGTTCCTTAAGCAACGATAAATCATTATAGTGAGATTTGCGGCTTTTATTTTTTCTGATAAAAAATGTACCATTGTTTTTACAAATAGTGTCTCTATGCAGTCTTCCATATATTTTGCAAACAGAGGAGACATGTAGCTGCTCACCACCTTGCTCCTCCATTGCTTCATCATATCTGGATTGATAATATTGTCTTTTTTTCTCATATTTTCTTTCACATGCAGCATAATCTCCCCCACTCATATACTCCTCACAACTCCTTTCCGCAACAGAGACATTTTGGCTTCTGATCCATTATCAGCACAATAATTGGCTGCTGAAGCAGCGGTGCCGGCGGGGTGTTTTTGTCATTATGCAGCATCATATCAAATGCCCGCGCAACATTTTTACCCTCAAATTTCACATCCATGGAGTAATTTGTGAACTCAGCCTTGCCTTTGGTCTTGTTGGATGCAACTCCCCCACCTGCGGTCCCGGCCTCATTCCCGGTGCTCATTTTGAAATTTGAATCTTTCAAACATACTGATTTACCATCACACTTTACTTTTTTACTTCCCTTGGCTGTATCGCTTGATCTTGCGATATTGGGGTAGGGAATCGGAACCGGTCCACCGGGACTTGGTGTCTTACAGACATCTGGGAATGCTATTGTTGTTCCGTTGCTCCCGGCATGAACGACAGACATCTTGTTAACCCCAACCGTTACGCCCATAATGTTTCACCCCTTCTATACTCGCTCATTTTTTTAATCTGTATTTGCTGTTAAGGCATCAGTTCCAAAAGTTAGCTCAGAGATTTAAAGGAGACTCTGAATCGAAATCATATTCTACAGAACCGACATCAAGAAAATCACAATCAAGACGCAAACACCCAATCCATACCATTACTAACTGCGATGCATCACAATCCACAATCAGCTTATCGCAATACATCTGCGGAACATGCTCACTTCCATCTTTCAAAACCCCCTTAACACCCAGGGAAAGAGTAGGAACAGTAAAGTAAAGCGGTACACCACCTGGAACAGTGCCTCTTATTTCAACCACCTCTCCACCGGTAATAAACCCCGGATATACCAGTTCCGGACATGCGGCATTAAAAAACCTCTTATCAAAGTCAAGCGGCAACAACGGTAAGCGGGTCTTCTGCCACTCTTCATCGTAAGTTCCAGCAAAATCTGCTCGAGGTTTCCAT from Chitinispirillum alkaliphilum encodes:
- a CDS encoding transposase, encoding MEYFKQALAAGEIKYHGVLEVFTDKGKLHDLFSLLYRKEWVVYIKPSFASPKAVLNYLGNYTHRIAISENRILSFKDGKVTFSYTDYCNYCKRKVMTLSAVEFIRRFLLHVLPAGFMRIRHFGLFANRDRRGNINLCRKLMGEYAVAAKETIASWWEGILERTGKNPLICQRCKSGLLKLVLIMPPGRRDAMVT
- a CDS encoding Hypothetical protein (Hypothetical protein YbgI), which translates into the protein MNAKDLYHRLEEQFVISEMTDDWNGCYDGIFEFVCDSYKQKQMGLVCDFTDTVNKVYTAVFPSEKVMNNIIKKNIRNAMLFVHHPATWDIRNAPNVFIEMDSVFVEKFRERNISIFNYHVPLDNYGRYSTSVSLSKALGVNCNSAFGKYFGAQCGVFGEIDEITTISDLQTTFESCIGHEVMVYKYGDQIFDGNVAVVAGGGLSETIEEIVEAKVKVLITGIAAKNSFTQSAHEYAQKNNVTILAGTHYSTEKFACIEVCDFFNKFGLQSEFIDDLPVFEDM
- a CDS encoding polysaccharide deacetylase; this encodes MRVQKLVTLLVLLAAFLANTAAQRRPISSIPTGRKYLALTFDDGPTTNETVQILDELKRLNPNAKVTFYINGDMVNDATRPILQRMVAEGHDVDNHGYYHYSHGGSHPDSREILSTTKQARENIQRNSQLIFDVTGYWPFSFRAPFFEWGSQLDSLDRILNMPFVHAVYDTHDWSQVNQSDPKGMAAALLSSDRVTCGTIILMHDAPEGRRQGTVDALKYFIPQLIEEGYEFVTVRELFAIKQAQPEVFIPSSTWNPNHRVPFHAVNGVRYSHQDFWPNNINDWWLQDWWTSSTPPWERDLSIPDTTTQVRYTVQVTGGTASELLGPTGTTVSLSVGTPPEGQFFKEWRVVSGGVTITNNSFTIGTSDVVIEAVWENIGDGGDGNYITLLPWEWAEWDSYADTVGSTVNITSDGKTGDLVADLELAEESSYLGLLLWLEGSVDFSGTTGVEITYSANRDLRFVLSDTTSHKDSNWAPCGVVLQEGQNKTVFLSLAEARSGLSSSSSTGINGFTFYHNDGGETVNLTVTSIKIFGAQFIDDTPVLSDNRQIARESAIEISGISSNRLHLTVPTAGAYTISIHSLDGKLLAQTRANLSAGANSLALDTRMARGLAIVNVQSANVNTAKRMMVK